Proteins encoded within one genomic window of Humulus lupulus chromosome 1, drHumLupu1.1, whole genome shotgun sequence:
- the LOC133812814 gene encoding uncharacterized protein LOC133812814 codes for MVEQWTTTATKPSRSDDVLDPDQQLKIAEQVRAQFDSMAPKRPSKPNRSEPDLSSPTPLDHHAITIPELHKFQSLQQSQSQVVLSTEGAPAAAAEEEFVETEYYTELGSIDKQHHTTGTGFIKVMRDQEGEKGYGDLGPVGTVVPPVVTRSNPATNDWIPNMDADRIFITSKPNRSESESS; via the exons ATGGTGGAGCAGTGGACTACGACGGCGACTAAGCCAAGCCGAAGCGACGACGTTTTGGACCCAGATCAGCAGCTGAAGATCGCCGAGCAAGTGAGAGCTCAGTTCGATTCCATGGCCCCCAAAAGACCATCCAAGCCCAACAGAAGCGAACCCGATCTGTCGTCACCAACCCCTCTTGATCACCACGCCATAACCATTCCCGAACTCCACAAGTTTCAGTCTCTTCAGCAGTCTCAATCTCAGGTAGTGCTTTCTACGGAAGGAGCTCCAGCAGCGGCGGCGGAGGAAGAGTTTGTCGAGACTGAGTACTACACAGAACTGGGTTCCATCGATAAACAGCATCACACG ACCGGAACTGGGTTTATAAAGGTGATGAGAGATCAAGAAGGAGAAAAAGGGTACGGTGATTTGGGTCCGGTTGGTACGGTGGTGCCTCCGGTTGTTACTAGAAGCAATCCGGCGACCAATGATTGGATTCCGAACATGGATGCAGATCGG ATTTTTATCACATCAAAACCAAATCGGAGTGAGAGTGAGAGCTCTTAG
- the LOC133812815 gene encoding probable receptor-like protein kinase At5g24010, with amino-acid sequence MLSSSHLVFFLLSLLLLHFSSLRIDSLSASNYTRPDKYFIACGSKSNVTTSESRAFVGDRTHQPFFISPGRSKAITDETSNDVSYLNNTARVFETPSSYELEVDQNGTYMVRLHFHSFPSEFNLSEAVFDVVASGYSLLSNFSVRKSSTGPIEEFLLPIKKGKFKLYFHPSQNSLLAFVNAIEVFLVPEEDLLPNSATATVITLGGTKGNQSNLLSLAYRTIHRINVGGGNITSDNDLLWRTWLQDDSFLINPKATNKSQFYDGELNFLNGGSTKYSAPANVYRTGRELNVQANFSKATWAFPVSKSAMKHLVRVHLCDIISKGLAVFDFSLFIYNKSVKTINAYDDIGKLQSPFYLDYVVDTNGSGVINISIGFGASNNWSNVPNAYLNGVEIFEIERTSSLVPWESPFKKKQNGLIFGSGSCAAFVVIVGILITVLLVLKSRRPKPKRDSSDFLYGGMSSQGRLADQNKPNASNLRLRLKKSFSEIKRATDNFDEKKLVGEGGFGKVYKGTLKDKEEEIEVAVKRSQPGHGQGVTEFHTEILMLSEISHRHLVSLIGYCDERNEMILVYEYMENGTLRDHLYDVKSESPISSAETKLSWEKRLEICIGAAKGLHYLHTGKAKEITHRDVKSTNILLDKNFNAKVADFGLSKSGPPDPNNESMVLKGSFGYLDPEYFRTSQYTVKSDVYSFGVVLLEVLCAKPAIFSRPGEENASLAKWGMEWHRKGQLEKIIDPSLATEIDTNSLRAVGDIAEKCLKENGSERPTMDVVEWTLRYALELHQNASRREGFEDTFTTNTSLESAFQTVHDMSINAFPVGEDGDTSMFGDNSSNTFSTQFST; translated from the coding sequence ATGTTAAGCTCCAGCCACCTGGTTTTCTTCCTACTCTCCCTTCTCCTCCTCCATTTTTCTTCACTACGAATCGATTCATTATCAGCATCGAACTACACTCGACCAGACAAGTACTTCATCGCTTGCGGTTCCAAATCCAACGTCACCACCAGCGAAAGCCGGGCCTTCGTCGGAGACCGGACACACCAACCATTCTTTATCTCACCAGGACGAAGCAAAGCCATCACTGATGAAACCTCAAACGACGTGTCGTATCTCAACAACACGGCAAGAGTTTTCGAAACCCCATCGTCGTATGAGCTCGAAGTTGACCAGAACGGTACGTACATGGTACGCCTTCATTTCCACTCATTTCCGTCTGAGTTTAATCTCTCCGAAGCAGTTTTCGACGTTGTAGCTTCTGGGTATTCGTTATTATCGAATTTCAGTGTCAGAAAAAGTAGTACTGGGCCTATCGAGGAGTTTCTTCTCCCCATTAAAAAGGGAAAATTTAAGCTTTACTTTCACCCATCACAGAACTCACTTCTAGCTTTTGTAAACGCTATAGAAGTCTTTCTTGTCCCTGAAGAAGATCTTCTCCCAAACTCTGCTACAGCTACAGTAATTACTTTAGGTGGAACAAAGGGTAATCAAAGTAATTTGCTCTCTTTGGCGTACCGAACAATCCATAGAATCAACGTTGGGGGTGGAAATATCACATCAGATAATGATTTGCTATGGAGGACATGGTTACAAGATGATAGTTTTCTCATAAACCCAAAAGCTACAAACAAGAGTCAGTTTTATGATGGTGAACTCAACTTTTTGAATGGAGGATCCACTAAGTATAGTGCCCCAGCAAATGTTTACAGGACCGGAAGAGAGTTGAATGTTCAAGCTAATTTCTCTAAGGCAACTTGGGCTTTTCCGGTCAGCAAGAGTGCTATGAAACATCTAGTTCGAGTTCACTTGTGTGACATTATTAGTAAAGGCCTTGCCGTGTTTGATTTCAGTCTCTTTATTTACAACAAGTCCGTAAAAACCATTAATGCATATGATGATATTGGAAAATTGCAATCCCCATTTTATCTTGATTATGTTGTTGATACAAATGGTTCTGGagttatcaacataagcattggtTTTGGGGCTAGTAATAATTGGTCTAATGTTCCTAATGCCTACTTGAATGGAGTGGAGATTTTTGAGATTGAGAGGACTTCTAGCCTAGTTCCTTGGGAAAGTCCATTTAAGAAGAAACAAAATGGTTTGATATTTGGTTCAGGATCATGTGCTGCTTTTGTGGTCATTGTTGGCATATTGATCACAGTTTTGTTGGTTTTAAAAAGTAGAAGACCAAAGCCTAAAAGAGATTCCAGTGACTTCCTTTATGGAGGAATGAGTTCTCAAGGAAGATTGGCtgatcaaaataaacccaatgcTTCAAACTTAAGACTTAGATTGAAGAAATCTTTTTCTGAAATCAAACGTGCCACTGACAACTTTGATGAAAAGAAGTTGGTTGGAGAAGGTGGATTTGGGAAAGTGTACAAAGGAACTCTTAAagataaagaagaagaaatcgaAGTCGCCGTGAAACGAAGCCAACCTGGGCATGGACAAGGGGTTACAGAGTTCCATACAGAGATACTAATGTTGTCTGAAATCAGCCATCGCCATCTTGTTTCCTTAATTGGGTATTGTGATGAAAGGAATGAGATGATACTGGTTTATGAGTACATGGAAAATGGGACTCTGAGAGATCATCTCTATGATGTGAAGAGTGAATCTCCAATATCATCTGCAGAGACCAAATTATCTTGGGAGAAAAGGCTTGAAATTTGTATAGGTGCAGCCAAAGGCCTTCACTACTTGCATACTGGTAAAGCAAAGGAAATCACTCACAGAGATGTGAAGTCAACAAACATCTTACTTGATAAAAACTTTAATGCAAAAGTTGCTGATTTTGGTCTTTCTAAGTCAGGTCCTCCTGATCCAAACAATGAAAGTATGGTTTTGAAAGGTAGCTTTGGTTATCTTGATCCTGAATACTTTAGGACCTCACAATACACAGTCAAATCAGATGTTTACTCGTTTGGAGTGGTACTTCTTGAGGTACTTTGTGCTAAACCAGCCATATTCTCTCGACCTGGGGAGGAAAATGCAAGCTTGGCTAAATGGGGCATGGAGTGGCATAGAAAAGGGCAGCTAGAGAAAATCATAGATCCTTCCTTGGCTACTGAAATAGATACCAATTCTTTGAGAGCTGTGGGGGATATAGCTGAGAAGTGTTTGAAGGAAAATGGTTCAGAAAGGCCTACAATGGATGTGGTAGAATGGACCCTAAGATATGCATTAGAGCTTCATCAAAATGCATCACGAAGAGAGGGTTTTGAAGACACTTTTACTACCAACACTTCACTTGAATCGGCATTCCAAACTGTTCATGATATGTCTATTAATGCCTTCCCTGTTGGAGAAGATGGTGATACTTCCATGTTTGGTGATAATAGTTCAAACACTTTCTCCACTCAGTTTTCTACCTAA